The stretch of DNA CGTCCGTTCCGCTGCTGAAATCGCAGGAGAGACCAAGGCAAGTCGAAGTGGATTAGCCGGTGGCACTGAAAGTGCAGATTGAGGCCCTCCGATGCCATGTCGGAGGCGATCAGGATCCGGACCGAGGACCGCGCCTGCCCGAATGCCTCAATCACCTGCTGGGTCCGGACGTCCGCCTCGACGCTGCCCCCGTCGACCCGGGCCACCTGCTCGCCCGATAGGCCCAGATCCAGTCGCAGGCGCTCGGAGAGCCAGGAGACGGTGGCAATCCGTTCGGAGAAGATCACAAGCCTGTCTCGTGGGTCTCGTCCGGTCCAGCGCAGGTCGCGCAGCAGCTGCAGGAGATCCTGATACTTACTGAACGCGACCGTATCGATCGCATCTACTTGGCTTGCCAGAGCCAGTAGCCGGTCCCGGTCCTCCGGAGTGCCGCGGGCGGTCCCATTCTCGATCCCTCGGATGCGCCGCTCAAGGGTTTCACGGCAGGCAGCCGGGCTCGAGAAGATCGCCTTGGCGAGCGTGGTCCGGAACAAGTCGATCGCACGTCCCCGAGACGACTCCTCGTCCAAATCGAGATGCAGGTCTGCAACGGATTGATAAGCGAGCTCCTCCTGGGGGCTGAGCGGGAAAGAGCGCCGGAACAGCTCCCGCTTCGGAACCTCCCGGCCGATATCCGCGACCACCTCGGGGGAGGTCCGAAACCGGCGCACCACCAGGTCCTCAATGTCGCTCCGGTGCAGGCGGGACGGGTCGGGAACTCGGGTCGGGTCCAGCATCTCGATCAGGCTGGCGAAGCTCTCCTGGGACCCGTCGTGCGGGGTAGCGGTCAGCAGAAGGAGCGAGTCGGTCCGGCGCGACAGAAGCCGGGCCAGATCGGCTCGTTGGGAGTTTGTCCCCGTCGTATTTTTGCGGACCGCAGCGTTGTGGGCCTCATCAATGATGATCAAGTCCCAGTAGGAGTGCCGGATCGCGTCCCGGATCTGGGCATCCCGCTTCAGTGTGTCGATCGAGACAATCGACCGGTCGAACTGGTCGAAAACGTTGTAATGGGCCGGGATCCTGTTTCGCATCCGCCGGATCGCTGCGCTGTCGAGCCGCGCAAGCGGGATCGAGAAGCGGGTCCAGAATTCCTTTTGGAACTGGGTCAGCATTGCCCGGGTGGTGACCACGAGTATCCGGTTCGCCCGGCCACGCAGAGCCAATTCGGAAGCGATAAGCCCGGCCTCCAGCGTCTTCCCGAGGCCAACATCATCTGCGATCAGAAGCCGAACGCGATCCTGCGCAAGTGCCCGTTCAACCGGGAGGTGTTGGAACGTCAGGTCATCGATCGCCGCTTGGCCAAGTGTGATGGCGCGTCGGGTAGTAGTCGGCGTGTGGCGGAATGCCGCCTCGAGATGCAGCTTGGTGTCGCTGAGACCCGGGGACGTGTCGGAGACGAGGTGGACCCCGGTCGGATCCAATACGCGTGCATCTTTCTCAAGGTTCCAAACGAACCGGGCCTCTTTGTCGCGAACCAAACCGGAGAGGCCGCGGCAATGTACTTCGCTGTACCCAAGCTTTAGCGTTGAGGTGCCGAGCACCTTCCAGGTCGCTGAGCGCAACTCAATTACGGCCCCGGGCTGAGGCGTGGAATTCATAGCATGCCCCCCGTGATTTCGGCCCGATTAAGTAGAATTATCTGCTGATCCTGCGGACGCCGTGCGGATGGGTCGGTATCGAGCCCGAGCCGCCTGAGAGCGTAATAGAGGAGCGCGCGCTTGACCGGGATCGCGGCCTTGCCGCCTTCCATCCCATAATCGAGCTCGATCGCCTTGCGCTGCCCGGCGCTCAATTGGGGATGCGGCGCAATGATCAGATCGACATCGTCCTGCCAATCCTGATCTCGCGAAGCGAGCGCTTCCGACGCTTTGCTTGAGCGCGTTTCAGCAATGCGGGAAAGTACGAAATCCTTGAATGCGCCGCTCCGATCGCAGTGGGCGCGAGCGTGCCATCGAAAACCGTCGAACACCAAAGCGTGCGGAGCGATCCAGCGCCAGGATGGCTCAGGCGAGGACATCGATTGGTAGAGTACCTCGATCAACTCTTTGCGCTTGATGGCGGTTACGATGGCTCTGAGGATTGGCGCGGAAACGCCGCGCGCCGGCGTGGGAGCGCAAGCGAAGCCCGGAACGCTGCCAATCCATGCGTCGTCGGGCGTGATGACGCCATCGGCGATCGATCGGATCTGCGTGAGATATCTCTCCGCGTCGGGCTTATGGAAGATCGGCTTGAACGATGAGCTTCGGACATAGGTCCGTGCGCTCTTGTCGTAGACCATATTGGTCTCGGCCAGACCCAGATATCTGTTGAGATCGGCAGACGCCTGATTGATCGAAACGCCGAACGTCTCGACGATGTCGCTCCGGTTTACGTGGCCTTCCCAGAACAACCGGAATTCGATGAATTCCAGCCTGTTCTCGACCCCGCGCCGTAAACCTGATTCGCCGTCCATGCCCCGAAGCCCCCACAAAAGCTGGACTGACCAGTTTCTGTATGGGCACACCTATTGGACGGATAGGATTTTGGCAACGCCAATCTACGGCGTCGGACGATCAAGGCGATCCGATCTGGCCGATGCAACGCCTTCTGTAGACGCAAGAAAATTAAGGATGCGTTGCGCCGTCTTTCGCCTGGGGCGACGACCCTTGCGGAGATCTTGCACAAACCGTGGATCTCCGACGACCTGTCTTCCGAACATGCTGGCTCTTGTGCCGCTGCGCGCCAGATATCTTTCGATCTGCTCGAGAAGCTCCATCGCCTTCGACTCGCTTTCCGCTTGTGTTCCCGTTATGTTCCTACTAGGAAGGTTTCCTAGAGTCTAGGATCGAATTTCCTAGACAGATGCGATAGGACCAGCGGCGATGGAAGACGCACGTAGAACCCTGGACGAACTGATCCAGCAACGAGGCTGCAACTACTCCTCGATTTCCCGCCTTCTCGGGCGCAATGCCGCCTATATCCAGCAGTACATCCGGCGCGGCAGCCCCAGGCAGCTGGACGAGCAGGATCGCGCGGTCCTCGCTCGGTTCTTCGGGGTGGATGAAAAGGTCCTTGGCGCTCCCGAGCGGCGATCCGGTCCGGTCGTCGAACTGGTCCATGTCCCGGTTCTCGCTGTCGAGGCCTCTGCCGGACACGGCGCGCTGGCCGAGATGGAAGCCAAATGTGCCCAGTTCGGGTTCGATGAAAAGTGGCTGCGTCGGCTGACCGCCAGCAAGGCGGCGAGCCTTTCGATCATAGCCGTGCACGGGGATTCGATGGAGCCGACGCTGCACGATGGCGACGAGGTCATGGTCGACCTCGGAGACGGCCAATCCCGCCTGCGCGATGGAATCTATGTCTTGCGCATGGATGACATGCTCAGCGTTAAGCGGGTCGCCATCGAACCGCAGGGCAAGCGGGTGTCGGTGCTCAGCGACAATCCTGCCTATCCAAGCTGGCGCGGCATCGAGAAGCGCACGATCAACATCGTCGGCCGCGTTCTTTGGTTCGGCCGCGCGCTGCGCTAGGCACTTGCCAATGTTTGCACTTCTCGCCGCTTCGATCGTTGCCGCCGGGCAAAGCTTCACCTGTACGCCGACGCATGTCTGGGATGGCGATGGCCCTGTCTGGTGCGCCGAAGGCCCGCATATCCGCATCGCCGGGATCGCCGCGCGCGAAATGGACGGCACCTGCCGGACCAACCAGCCCTGCCCCAATGCCTCGGCGATCGAAGCGCGCGACGCGCTCGTCGATATTCTCGGTGGCCCTCGCGGGACGATTTCGACGGGGCATATCGTGGTGCGAGGACCAAGGCTGACCTGCCGGTCCGAAGGTTCGGCAGGAGGCAACAGGACAGCGGCCTGGTGCCGTTTGCCAAGCGGAGCCGATCTCTCCTGCTCCATGATCCACACGCGCACGGTGCTCCGCTGGGACCGCTACTTGTAGGCGCTTGCAATCGTAGCGGCGTCTGCTCGCAAACAGCCGGTTTTTCTGCTCACGCTCTCTGCCACTGGCGGGTAGCATCCTGCTCAAATTAGCTGCCAGCGTGCTCGCCATCATCCGGGGCTGCTCGCAATCGGACATGGCTGCTCACATTATCCGCTCCGGGCGGATGTCAAAGGCGGGTTCATTTCACGGGCCGGATCGTCCCATTTCTCCGTCTCCAACTGGCCATTTCGGGAATGAGCAATCGGGAACATATTTTGGGAAAACGGCTATTTCCCTGCCGTCCGGCGCGCCTTGCGACCGTCAGCCGTCTCCCTGAACCTTCCCAATCGGGAACGCTGTTCAAGGGAGTCACCTATCGCGCCCACGGAGATTATTTGGGCGCACTGTCGATCTCACGGATCAGGCGACGAGCCTCGTCCCCTTCAGGAATGGAGCGGCCACTGTCACGCCACTCGATCGCCGACTTGAAGCCGTGAGCTTGTGCGTGTCGACGGAACCATAGACCCTCGGGATTGTGACGGGTTATTCCATCGAAGACGGTCGCCATCATCTGTGACTGTTCCAGCCCCATGTTGAGCATGACCTGATTGACCACCAGCTTGTGCATGGCGAGGTGGCTCGCAGGCACGCCCGCGATCCTGGTCGCGAGTTTCAATGCCGCATCGTCCAGTTCCCCGGCGGGCACGGCGAGGTTTGCCAATCCCCAGTCCGCGGCCTGCCGCCCCGAAATCAGGTCGCCGGTGAACATCATCTGCTTGGCGCGCGCAGGGCCGAGGCGGTAGGTCCACATGGCTGTCGTCGGACAGCCCCACACGCGGGTAGGCATGTAGCCGATGCGGGCATCCTCGGCCATGATGAGGAGGTCGCAGCATAGCGCGATGTCACTGCCGCCAGCGGCAGCGGCTCCATGCACCTTGGCGATCGTCGGCTTGCTTGAGCGCCAGAGCGCCATGAAGTTTGCGGTATTCCGCTTCATGTGCGCGTAATCGACCATCGGGTCCCAAGGATCGCGCTCCTGCTGGCAGGGATGATCGTCCTCACTCTCGGCATAGCCGACCAGATCGTAGCCGCCGCAGAACCCCTTCCCCGCGCCCTCGACGATAATCGCGTGAACGGTGTCGTCCGCTTCCGCCCATTCGACCGCGGCGCGTATCTCGCCGGGCATATCGTCGTTGATCGCATTCAGCCGTTCGGGACGATTGAGCAACAGCCGCGCGACCCGCCGATTGGACGGATCGTGATCCACGCGCAGCGTCGAGAACTCGGGCATCGCATCTCTCCTTGGTCAGACCTGACTATCAGCGTTCATCATTGACAGTCAACGCTGACTATCAGATTGTCCGGCCATGGAGAGCAAATCCGCCGTCCAGGGGCCGGTGCGTCGGTCCACGCGCCGCGAACAGCGCGAGGCGACGCGCGATCACATCCTTCTCTCCGCAGTCGCTGTGCTGATAGAGTGCGGTGTCGCCGGCACGACGACGCTGGAGGTGCAGAAGCGATCAGGGGTCGGGCGCGGTACGCTCCTGCATCATTTTCCGACCCATGCCGAGCTGCTCTCGGCGACCGTGGCCGAACTGGTCCGTCGCAACGAGGTCACAGTGCTGCGCGAGCATCGCTCCGCCGCACCGGGCGTCGATCCCCTAGCACACGCGATTGTGTCGCTGGCTTCTGCGGCTGAAAGCCCGTCCTACCTCGCCGAACTGGAACTATGGGCCGTAGCCCGGGCAGACCGCCAGCTTCATGCCGCGCTGCGCGGACCCGAGCGCGCTGCCCGCGCCGAGCGCGACCGCGTCGTCGCTGCCCTGTTCGCACCGATTGCCCACCTGCCCGGCTGCGCGACGGTCATCGCCCTGACCCTCGAACTGGTTCGCGGCATAGCCGTATCGGGGGTCCTTCGGTCAGACACAGACCATCGTCACCGGTTGCTGCGGCATTGGATCGACGCAGCGCGGCTGCTCTTGCATCAACCACCCTCGGAACCCGCTCCATGACCTCGGGACTGACTTCATCCTATCGTGCCGCCGATACCTCCCGACCCGTGTGGGAGATGACTGCGGGCGACGCCTTGCGACGAGCGGCGGAGCTGGCAAGGGATCGTGCCGCACTGGTGGAAGCCGCGCCGAAGGGGCTTGCATCCGTGTCCGGCGCGGCCACGACCGATCGCCGGTGGACCTATGTCGAGTTGCTGGTTGATGCGGAGGCGTGCGCCCGCTGGCTGCTCGCACGGTTCGCTCCTGGCGATCATATCTGCCTGTGGGCGCCGAACGTGCCCGAGTGGGTGATCGTCCAATATGGCGCGGCGCTGGCAGGGCTGGTCCTCGTCACCGCCAATCCGTCGCTCCGTGCCGAGGAACTTCGGCATGTCCTCGACCGATCGAAGGCGAAGGCGCTGATCCACGTCGAGGCGTTCCGCGGGTCGGACATGACGGCTATCGCCCGCATCGCGGCGCCATCGCTCGATCACATCCTGATCGGTGAAGTCGCCGCCGCCATCCCCCGGCATCGCCACGGTTCCCCGCTGCCGGCCGTGTCGCCGCTCGCTCCGGCGCAGATGCAGTTCACGTCCGGCACTACCGGCAGGCCCAAGGGGGCGCTGCTCACGCACCGCGCGCTCGTGACCAACGCATCGCTCGTCGCAACCCGCATCGGACAAGGGGGTGATACGGTGGTGACGCCGATGCCGCTCTTTCATACGGCGGGATCGGTGCTGGGCGTGCTTGGTGCGGTCACCAGCCTGTCGACATTGGTCCTGCCGGTCCTGTTCGATCCGGTGCTGATGCTGGACACGATCCAGCGCGAACGCGGAACAGTGACCAGCGGCGTTCCGACCATGCTGGCCGCCATGATGGCGGAGCTTGATCGCGCCGATTATGACCTCTCCAGCCTCCGCATCCTGTTTTCCGGTGGGGCTCCCGTCGCGCCCGAGTTGCTGGCCCGGGTCGAACAGCGGTTCGGTTGCCGAATGATGTCGGTTTACGGTCAGACCGAACTTAGCCCTATCATCTGTGCAACAGACTACAACGACACGCAGGCCGATCGCGCCGGCACCGCAGGCCGACCGCTGCCGCAGGTCGAGGTCAGGATCGTCCAGCCCGGAACGCACGATCCGCTGCCGCTCGGTGATCAAGGCGAGATACAGGCCCGCGGATATCAGACTATGATCGGCTACTACGGTCAACCGGACGAGACCGACCTCACCCTTCTCGCCGATGGCTGGCTTCGTACCGGCGATCTGGGCCTGATGGATGATCGGGGATACGTCCAGGTCACGGGGCGCCTAAGCGACATGATTATCCGCGGAGGCGAGAATATCTATCCGGCGGAGATCGAAGCCGTCCTGCTGAGGCATCCGGCGATCGCCGAGGTGGCGGTGTTCGGCATTCCACACCCGACATGGGGGGAGACAGTCGCAGCATCCGTCAGATTGCGTGAAGGCTTGGCGACCGTCGATCATCAGCAACTCAAGGACCATTGCCGATCTCTGCTGTCCCCCCAGAAGACGCCTTCCAGTTGGTTTGTCGCCAGCGAGTTTCCGCTAACGGCATCTGGTAAGATTCAGAAGTTCGCACTTAGTCAGCAGGCGGCAGAAGGCAGTCTCCATTCACTTTAGGAAAACGCAAGGGTTCTCGAAACCTGTCTATCTAGGATTCGAGAAAACCGCCAATTTCCCGCTACACCATCCCATGCGAGACGGGATCGCTATGCTTTGGGGTGTCATTCCGCCCCCAACCGGACCCGGCTACCAGCGGCACATTTTTCAACAGCCCCGACCGATTGTTGAACAGGCTGAGCCGAGTGTCTTGCCACGATCAAGGCGAAGTAGCTGAGAGCTTTAGGGGAGCCTGTTAGCGGTTCACTTGCCCCGGACACGGCCAAGCCGAACTCAAGGCCTGTTCGGCCCCCGCGACCATGTGGACACTCTGAAAATAGCTGTCCCGTTCCGCCCAGCGCAGATAGGCCGCACGCAAGGCCGCACGATCATCGCGCGGCGCGCCGCACTCGGCCTTTCGCGCGACGATCATCATGTCCAGCACGCCTTGGAGATATGCTCCACACCTCTGCTCCGCGGCGCGGCAGCTCGCGAGAAGCGCGGCACCTTGCATGTCCGACTGTTTGGTTTGCGCCAGCGCCGGAGCAT from Porphyrobacter sp. YT40 encodes:
- a CDS encoding DEAD/DEAH box helicase; this translates as MNSTPQPGAVIELRSATWKVLGTSTLKLGYSEVHCRGLSGLVRDKEARFVWNLEKDARVLDPTGVHLVSDTSPGLSDTKLHLEAAFRHTPTTTRRAITLGQAAIDDLTFQHLPVERALAQDRVRLLIADDVGLGKTLEAGLIASELALRGRANRILVVTTRAMLTQFQKEFWTRFSIPLARLDSAAIRRMRNRIPAHYNVFDQFDRSIVSIDTLKRDAQIRDAIRHSYWDLIIIDEAHNAAVRKNTTGTNSQRADLARLLSRRTDSLLLLTATPHDGSQESFASLIEMLDPTRVPDPSRLHRSDIEDLVVRRFRTSPEVVADIGREVPKRELFRRSFPLSPQEELAYQSVADLHLDLDEESSRGRAIDLFRTTLAKAIFSSPAACRETLERRIRGIENGTARGTPEDRDRLLALASQVDAIDTVAFSKYQDLLQLLRDLRWTGRDPRDRLVIFSERIATVSWLSERLRLDLGLSGEQVARVDGGSVEADVRTQQVIEAFGQARSSVRILIASDMASEGLNLHFQCHRLIHFDLPWSLLRFQQRNGRIDRYGQDRPPQITYFVGESTHPKVRQMWVLEKLVAKDVAAQEGVGDPAVFLGAGDTEGEETVVAEAVAAGIGADAFEAQMDARAAEATSHLSLDDEFAALFGDYAIPAPRKAEVAADLAPPRLFKDTFTYATAMIERLSRPEECVFAVAPSVVQEERMIRMTIPEDMRARDGFGYASEGAVDGRYMPEEAVGPGDRIELTDEAQVINQAIDQAKMQERSWPTVQYLWDGHPILEWFADRASTFFPEHTAPVAYLHGRLEPGEVAVILHGAVPNANGAPVVDRWAVVVRTPDGMLRIEEVPDFLSRTRFADNTPSRPIDDLDRARGVIPAAVDRFQTHLVDLRRAREADIQRDLDNVLDRLAALETRFKAQLALDLGDVLADEETLSSAEKRRLTLRRVKEQKIERLFQDWTEWFERTRRMVADPNPHVDVKAVLVG
- a CDS encoding WYL domain-containing protein, with product MDGESGLRRGVENRLEFIEFRLFWEGHVNRSDIVETFGVSINQASADLNRYLGLAETNMVYDKSARTYVRSSSFKPIFHKPDAERYLTQIRSIADGVITPDDAWIGSVPGFACAPTPARGVSAPILRAIVTAIKRKELIEVLYQSMSSPEPSWRWIAPHALVFDGFRWHARAHCDRSGAFKDFVLSRIAETRSSKASEALASRDQDWQDDVDLIIAPHPQLSAGQRKAIELDYGMEGGKAAIPVKRALLYYALRRLGLDTDPSARRPQDQQIILLNRAEITGGML
- a CDS encoding S24 family peptidase translates to MEDARRTLDELIQQRGCNYSSISRLLGRNAAYIQQYIRRGSPRQLDEQDRAVLARFFGVDEKVLGAPERRSGPVVELVHVPVLAVEASAGHGALAEMEAKCAQFGFDEKWLRRLTASKAASLSIIAVHGDSMEPTLHDGDEVMVDLGDGQSRLRDGIYVLRMDDMLSVKRVAIEPQGKRVSVLSDNPAYPSWRGIEKRTINIVGRVLWFGRALR
- a CDS encoding crotonase/enoyl-CoA hydratase family protein translates to MPEFSTLRVDHDPSNRRVARLLLNRPERLNAINDDMPGEIRAAVEWAEADDTVHAIIVEGAGKGFCGGYDLVGYAESEDDHPCQQERDPWDPMVDYAHMKRNTANFMALWRSSKPTIAKVHGAAAAGGSDIALCCDLLIMAEDARIGYMPTRVWGCPTTAMWTYRLGPARAKQMMFTGDLISGRQAADWGLANLAVPAGELDDAALKLATRIAGVPASHLAMHKLVVNQVMLNMGLEQSQMMATVFDGITRHNPEGLWFRRHAQAHGFKSAIEWRDSGRSIPEGDEARRLIREIDSAPK
- a CDS encoding TetR/AcrR family transcriptional regulator, whose protein sequence is MESKSAVQGPVRRSTRREQREATRDHILLSAVAVLIECGVAGTTTLEVQKRSGVGRGTLLHHFPTHAELLSATVAELVRRNEVTVLREHRSAAPGVDPLAHAIVSLASAAESPSYLAELELWAVARADRQLHAALRGPERAARAERDRVVAALFAPIAHLPGCATVIALTLELVRGIAVSGVLRSDTDHRHRLLRHWIDAARLLLHQPPSEPAP
- a CDS encoding AMP-binding protein translates to MTSGLTSSYRAADTSRPVWEMTAGDALRRAAELARDRAALVEAAPKGLASVSGAATTDRRWTYVELLVDAEACARWLLARFAPGDHICLWAPNVPEWVIVQYGAALAGLVLVTANPSLRAEELRHVLDRSKAKALIHVEAFRGSDMTAIARIAAPSLDHILIGEVAAAIPRHRHGSPLPAVSPLAPAQMQFTSGTTGRPKGALLTHRALVTNASLVATRIGQGGDTVVTPMPLFHTAGSVLGVLGAVTSLSTLVLPVLFDPVLMLDTIQRERGTVTSGVPTMLAAMMAELDRADYDLSSLRILFSGGAPVAPELLARVEQRFGCRMMSVYGQTELSPIICATDYNDTQADRAGTAGRPLPQVEVRIVQPGTHDPLPLGDQGEIQARGYQTMIGYYGQPDETDLTLLADGWLRTGDLGLMDDRGYVQVTGRLSDMIIRGGENIYPAEIEAVLLRHPAIAEVAVFGIPHPTWGETVAASVRLREGLATVDHQQLKDHCRSLLSPQKTPSSWFVASEFPLTASGKIQKFALSQQAAEGSLHSL
- a CDS encoding Rap1a/Tai family immunity protein, which translates into the protein MKRATMILALMGAVAPHAPALAQTKQSDMQGAALLASCRAAEQRCGAYLQGVLDMMIVARKAECGAPRDDRAALRAAYLRWAERDSYFQSVHMVAGAEQALSSAWPCPGQVNR